The following proteins are encoded in a genomic region of Planococcus lenghuensis:
- a CDS encoding IS1182 family transposase: MAYTDYTTQPALPSGKLLEHETAVSTQGRRPAPAFKPYDPNQTLCIPDIGALIPDHHVARVVDQLVEAYPEEVLTACYPGGGRPPFHPKLMLKVILYAYSQKVYSCRGIATMLHEDLPAIWLAAMQKPDFRTINHFRSVRMGAVIDQLFEFTVLELHRQGFVEFENYFLDGTKMEADANKYSFVFRKAVTGQEAKLKIRIQETLQEIQEIAKAEGLELGQLAEEPAAVELASVANRLEDQVDILTDLIAEEKLVENRKGLRKRHSLLKKKVKLIRENFIPRQETYAEQLAVCGERNSFSKTDPDATFMRMKEDHMKNGQLKPGYNIQMATENQFVLFYTIHQRPGDARCLIPHLEALQASALPMPKTIVADAGYGSEENYLYLIGDEKEPLAGFLIPYGTYLKEQTKKFKNNEWNVKNWTYEEADDRFICPNGRRVVFKKYQEKKTSNLDLSPWRIIFGKWPVSSVHFPKK; the protein is encoded by the coding sequence ATTGCTTACACCGATTATACCACGCAACCGGCTCTTCCGTCAGGTAAATTACTTGAACACGAAACCGCAGTTTCCACCCAAGGGCGCCGGCCGGCTCCCGCATTCAAACCGTATGATCCGAACCAGACCTTATGCATTCCTGATATTGGCGCCCTGATTCCCGACCATCATGTGGCTCGTGTGGTGGATCAACTGGTTGAGGCTTACCCTGAGGAAGTGTTGACCGCCTGCTACCCTGGCGGCGGGCGGCCACCCTTCCACCCGAAACTGATGCTCAAAGTTATTCTCTATGCCTATTCCCAAAAAGTTTATTCCTGCCGGGGCATCGCCACGATGCTGCACGAGGATCTTCCGGCGATCTGGCTGGCGGCGATGCAGAAACCGGATTTCCGGACCATCAACCATTTCCGGAGCGTCCGAATGGGAGCGGTCATCGATCAGTTATTCGAGTTCACTGTTTTGGAACTTCACCGGCAAGGGTTTGTCGAGTTTGAGAACTACTTCCTGGACGGGACGAAGATGGAAGCGGACGCCAATAAGTATAGCTTTGTCTTCCGTAAGGCGGTGACGGGGCAGGAAGCGAAACTGAAAATCAGAATCCAGGAAACGCTTCAGGAAATCCAGGAGATTGCCAAGGCGGAGGGATTGGAACTGGGCCAGCTGGCCGAGGAGCCGGCGGCTGTGGAATTGGCTTCAGTTGCGAACCGGCTGGAAGACCAAGTGGATATCCTGACGGATCTCATCGCTGAGGAAAAGCTCGTGGAAAACAGAAAAGGACTCCGCAAACGGCACAGTCTCCTGAAAAAGAAAGTGAAACTGATTCGTGAAAACTTCATTCCTCGCCAAGAAACGTATGCGGAACAGCTCGCCGTCTGTGGAGAGCGCAACAGCTTCTCGAAGACGGACCCGGACGCCACATTCATGCGGATGAAGGAAGATCATATGAAGAATGGCCAGCTGAAACCCGGATACAATATCCAGATGGCGACCGAGAATCAATTCGTGCTGTTCTATACCATTCATCAGCGCCCGGGAGATGCTCGCTGCCTGATTCCACATCTGGAAGCGCTGCAGGCATCTGCCCTGCCTATGCCGAAGACCATCGTCGCGGATGCCGGCTATGGAAGCGAAGAGAACTACCTCTACCTGATCGGGGATGAAAAAGAACCGCTTGCCGGCTTCCTGATCCCGTATGGCACCTATCTGAAAGAGCAGACGAAGAAGTTTAAAAACAATGAATGGAACGTGAAAAACTGGACGTATGAAGAAGCGGATGACCGATTCATCTGTCCAAACGGCCGCCGCGTCGTTTTCAAAAAATATCAGGAGAAGAAAACATCGAATTTGGACTTATCGCCATGGCGCATAATTTTCGGAAAGTGGCCGGTTTCCTCCGTTCACTTTCCGAAAAAGTAG
- the pyc gene encoding pyruvate carboxylase gives MKTIKKILVANRGEIAIRIFRACTELNLRTVAIYSREDKGSFHRYKADESYLVGEGKKPIDAYLDIEGIIEIAKDSGSDAIHPGYGFLSENVHFARRCEEEGIVFIGPESKHLDMFGDKVKARDQAIKAGIPVIPGSDGPVASLEEVQDFAASAGFPLMIKASLGGGGRGMRIVNNAEELPEAYERAKSEAKAAFGSDEMYVEKFISKPKHIEVQILGDMSGNIIHLYERDCSIQRRHQKVVEIAPSNSLSDELRNRICEAAVKLMNNVSYVNAGTVEFLVADDEFYFIEVNPRIQVEHTITEMVTGIDIVHAQIHIAQGYSLHSPEVRIPQQNEIPLFGHAIQSRVTTEDPLNGFMPDAGKLMTYRSGGGFGVRLDAGNGFQGAVITPFYDSLLVKVSTWGVTFQEAAAKMDRNLQEFRIRGIKTNIPFLENVVKHEKFLSGEFDTGFIDSTPELFIFPVRKDRGTKLLSYIGNVTVNGFPGIEKKLKPIYADPRKPEVDLRQPASEGTKQILEREGVDGLIKWVKNQQDVLLTDTTMRDAHQSLLATRVRSYDLFDIAKETARLQPDLFSLEMWGGATFDVSYRFLKEDPWQRLIQLRKEIPNVMFQMLFRGANAVGYKNYPDNVIREFIRQAGHAGIDVFRIFDSLNWLKGMEVAIDEVRQSGKVAEAAICYTGDILNPSRDKYTLNYYKEMAKALEDSGAHILAIKDMAGLLKPEAAYRLISELKETVSLPIHLHTHDTSGNGVFLYAKAIEAGADIVDTALSSMAGLTSQPSASTLHYALSGGKREVRGDVASLEKLSRYWEDVRRYYHDFESGMNSPHSEIYVHEMPGGQYSNLQQQSKAVGLGARWEQVKDMYSRVNLLFGDVVKVTPSSKVVGDMALFMVQNNLDEETVLTKGEALDFPDSVIEFFEGYIGQPYGGFPEDLQKVILKGRKPITVRPGELLEPADFERINEELFQKLDRPVTSHEMLAYALYPKVFDQYTATNEQFGNVSVLDTMTFLYGMRLGEEIQVEIEKGKTLMIKLVSIGEPQKNGMRTMYFELNGQPREINIQDMAVETDNAAHLKANPADDSHIGATMPGTVLKVVTEKGAEVRRGDHLLVTEAMKMETTVQAPFDGTIREIYVSPNEGIATGDLLIEMDRK, from the coding sequence TTGAAGACGATTAAAAAAATATTGGTTGCTAACCGCGGAGAAATCGCTATTCGGATTTTCCGCGCCTGTACAGAACTGAATCTTCGCACAGTTGCGATTTATTCCCGGGAAGATAAGGGATCATTTCACCGTTATAAGGCTGATGAATCGTATCTGGTCGGCGAAGGGAAAAAGCCGATTGATGCTTATCTTGATATTGAAGGAATCATCGAAATCGCAAAGGATTCGGGATCAGATGCCATCCATCCCGGTTACGGATTTCTGTCAGAAAACGTTCATTTTGCCCGGCGCTGTGAAGAAGAAGGCATCGTTTTTATCGGCCCGGAATCGAAGCATCTTGATATGTTCGGCGATAAAGTGAAAGCGCGCGACCAAGCCATCAAGGCTGGCATCCCGGTCATTCCAGGGTCTGACGGTCCTGTTGCATCCCTTGAGGAAGTGCAGGATTTTGCTGCATCCGCAGGTTTTCCGCTGATGATTAAAGCGTCACTGGGTGGCGGAGGACGCGGTATGCGGATTGTGAACAACGCAGAGGAATTGCCGGAAGCATACGAGCGGGCGAAATCTGAAGCAAAAGCGGCATTTGGATCGGATGAAATGTATGTGGAGAAATTCATCAGTAAGCCCAAGCATATCGAAGTCCAAATCCTTGGGGACATGTCAGGAAATATCATCCACCTGTACGAACGGGATTGCTCCATTCAGCGGCGCCACCAGAAAGTAGTGGAAATTGCTCCTTCAAATTCGCTTTCCGACGAGCTCCGAAACCGCATTTGTGAAGCTGCTGTTAAACTGATGAATAACGTGTCCTATGTTAACGCAGGAACTGTTGAATTCCTGGTAGCAGATGATGAATTTTACTTCATTGAAGTAAATCCAAGAATCCAAGTGGAACACACAATTACGGAAATGGTGACAGGGATCGATATTGTGCATGCACAAATTCACATTGCCCAAGGATATAGCCTGCATTCGCCGGAAGTGAGGATTCCGCAGCAAAACGAAATTCCGCTGTTCGGACATGCCATTCAATCCCGTGTGACAACAGAAGATCCGCTGAATGGCTTTATGCCGGATGCAGGCAAATTGATGACATACCGGTCTGGCGGCGGCTTTGGCGTCCGGCTTGATGCAGGCAATGGATTCCAGGGAGCTGTCATTACACCTTTCTACGATTCGTTGCTGGTGAAAGTATCCACGTGGGGGGTTACTTTCCAGGAAGCAGCTGCGAAAATGGATCGGAACTTACAGGAATTCCGAATCCGCGGGATTAAAACGAATATTCCATTCCTGGAAAACGTAGTAAAACACGAAAAATTCCTGAGCGGTGAATTTGATACCGGTTTCATCGACTCAACACCTGAACTGTTCATTTTTCCGGTCCGGAAAGACCGTGGAACGAAACTGCTCAGCTATATCGGAAACGTTACTGTAAATGGATTTCCTGGAATTGAGAAAAAGCTTAAACCGATTTATGCGGACCCGCGGAAACCGGAAGTCGATCTCCGGCAACCGGCATCGGAAGGAACAAAACAGATTCTTGAACGTGAAGGCGTGGATGGGCTGATTAAATGGGTCAAGAACCAGCAGGACGTGCTGCTGACGGATACGACGATGCGTGATGCCCATCAGTCGCTGCTCGCTACCCGTGTCCGGTCCTATGACTTGTTTGATATTGCCAAAGAGACAGCCAGACTGCAGCCGGACCTGTTTTCACTAGAGATGTGGGGAGGGGCGACGTTTGATGTGTCGTACCGATTCCTCAAAGAAGATCCATGGCAGCGGCTGATCCAGCTCCGGAAAGAAATCCCGAACGTCATGTTCCAAATGCTGTTCCGGGGTGCGAATGCGGTCGGTTACAAGAACTATCCCGACAACGTTATTCGGGAATTCATCCGGCAGGCCGGTCACGCCGGAATTGATGTATTCCGCATTTTCGATTCACTCAATTGGCTGAAAGGCATGGAAGTGGCAATTGATGAAGTTCGGCAGTCCGGAAAAGTGGCGGAAGCGGCGATTTGCTATACTGGTGATATTCTGAATCCATCCCGCGATAAGTATACACTGAATTACTATAAGGAAATGGCGAAAGCATTGGAAGATTCCGGCGCACACATTCTGGCGATCAAGGATATGGCCGGCCTCTTGAAGCCTGAAGCTGCTTACCGCCTGATTTCAGAACTTAAAGAGACTGTTTCGCTTCCGATCCATCTGCATACGCATGACACAAGCGGTAATGGTGTGTTCCTGTATGCAAAAGCCATTGAAGCAGGAGCAGACATCGTGGATACGGCGTTGAGTTCCATGGCGGGGCTGACTTCCCAGCCTTCTGCAAGTACGCTTCACTATGCATTGAGCGGCGGAAAGCGGGAAGTGCGCGGTGATGTCGCGTCGCTTGAGAAATTATCACGTTACTGGGAAGATGTGCGACGTTACTACCATGATTTCGAGAGCGGAATGAACAGTCCGCATTCTGAAATTTACGTTCACGAAATGCCGGGTGGGCAATATTCAAATCTCCAGCAACAGTCGAAAGCCGTTGGTCTCGGTGCCCGGTGGGAGCAAGTGAAAGACATGTATTCCCGGGTGAACCTGCTGTTCGGCGATGTGGTCAAAGTAACTCCATCATCGAAAGTGGTGGGCGATATGGCGCTCTTCATGGTACAGAATAACCTGGATGAAGAAACTGTTTTGACAAAAGGGGAAGCCCTTGATTTTCCGGATTCTGTCATCGAATTCTTTGAAGGATATATCGGTCAGCCTTACGGCGGATTTCCTGAAGATCTTCAGAAAGTCATTCTAAAAGGAAGAAAACCGATTACGGTACGTCCAGGAGAATTGCTGGAGCCGGCTGATTTTGAAAGAATTAATGAAGAATTATTCCAGAAGCTGGATCGGCCGGTAACAAGTCATGAAATGCTTGCATATGCGCTGTATCCAAAAGTCTTTGATCAGTACACAGCGACCAATGAGCAGTTCGGCAATGTTTCGGTGTTGGACACGATGACGTTCCTATATGGCATGCGTCTCGGTGAGGAAATTCAAGTAGAGATTGAAAAAGGAAAAACGTTGATGATCAAGCTTGTGTCCATCGGTGAACCGCAGAAAAACGGAATGCGGACGATGTACTTTGAGCTGAATGGCCAGCCGCGGGAGATCAACATTCAGGATATGGCAGTAGAGACTGACAATGCGGCCCACCTGAAGGCGAATCCTGCTGACGACAGCCATATCGGAGCGACCATGCCGGGCACTGTGCTGAAAGTTGTTACAGAAAAAGGTGCTGAAGTAAGACGCGGAGACCATTTGCTGGTAACAGAGGCGATGAAGATGGAAACGACCGTTCAGGCACCATTTGATGGAACCATCCGAGAGATTTACGTCAGTCCGAATGAAGGGATTGCAACAGGCGATCTGCTGATTGAAATGGATCGGAAATAA
- a CDS encoding YlaH-like family protein: protein MYPVARFLYSTLPNYDVAGVALLAIIFVLSAIVYKLGFAKKLGFWQNAIIGVFLLLGGLILTFLAVFLPVVEGLLIAMLILVLYKVRLWREKRENAASH from the coding sequence ATGTACCCTGTCGCACGTTTTCTGTATAGCACCTTGCCGAATTATGATGTAGCGGGAGTTGCACTTCTCGCCATCATATTCGTGCTGTCAGCAATTGTGTACAAGCTGGGTTTTGCCAAAAAGCTTGGCTTCTGGCAAAATGCCATCATCGGTGTGTTTCTTTTGCTTGGCGGCTTAATCCTGACGTTTCTGGCGGTCTTCCTGCCGGTCGTTGAAGGATTGCTGATCGCGATGCTGATCTTAGTGCTTTATAAAGTTCGCTTATGGCGTGAAAAACGCGAAAACGCTGCTTCTCATTGA
- a CDS encoding YlaI family protein, translating to MMVQCVICDILEELDNTAPEAKRLRNRPIHTYMCAACHERVTARTNERIATGKFRFYRSSRRIEGDFYS from the coding sequence ATGATGGTGCAGTGTGTGATCTGTGACATCCTTGAGGAGTTGGACAACACGGCACCTGAGGCAAAGCGATTGCGCAATCGGCCGATCCACACGTATATGTGCGCGGCTTGCCACGAACGCGTGACCGCACGGACGAATGAGCGCATTGCGACCGGCAAGTTCCGATTTTACAGAAGTTCCCGAAGAATCGAAGGGGATTTCTATTCATGA
- a CDS encoding FtsW/RodA/SpoVE family cell cycle protein: MKAYIEKYRRYFDFHLFFTYIALSIFGLIMIYSASIAWAYNVLDQSPNHYFIRQLFNLAISLPVLAVAALFPYKYFRNRRVLTAILAVMFLGLILVHFIGEANGGAQSWISIMGLVNMQPSEVAKIGIILYLAGAFANKYDNGTINQLNQGIIPPVVVMTFAIFLVFLEPDLGTATLIGMIGLCVMAASGIRFNVFMRLSSIVVGAVAIFIIPFMIFAGDQIFTEKRLGRVDAFFNPFSDELGYGFQIVNGYLAIGSGGLSGLGLGQSIQKLGYLPEPHTDFIMAVIAEELGVLGVAFVIGGLAFIVLKALSIAMTTKDPLARMLAAGVGSMIGIQSFVNLGGLTGIIPLTGVPLPFISYGGTSIVLLSLAMGILLNVSTVHKYEKLNE, from the coding sequence ATGAAAGCGTACATAGAGAAATATAGACGGTATTTTGATTTTCACTTATTCTTTACATACATAGCACTTTCGATTTTCGGGCTGATCATGATTTACAGCGCCAGTATAGCATGGGCCTATAACGTCCTCGATCAATCACCGAACCATTACTTCATCCGGCAGCTGTTCAACTTGGCCATTTCGCTTCCGGTGCTGGCCGTTGCTGCTTTATTCCCTTATAAATATTTCCGCAATCGAAGAGTACTGACGGCAATCCTTGCAGTGATGTTCCTTGGACTGATACTCGTCCATTTCATCGGGGAAGCAAATGGCGGTGCACAGAGCTGGATCAGTATTATGGGACTCGTGAACATGCAGCCTTCGGAAGTGGCGAAAATCGGCATCATCCTTTATCTGGCCGGTGCATTTGCCAATAAATACGATAACGGGACGATCAATCAGTTAAACCAAGGAATCATTCCGCCGGTGGTAGTCATGACGTTTGCAATTTTTCTTGTGTTCCTTGAGCCCGATCTTGGGACGGCCACGCTAATTGGTATGATCGGTCTTTGTGTTATGGCGGCAAGCGGAATCCGCTTTAACGTTTTTATGCGGCTCTCAAGTATCGTGGTCGGGGCTGTCGCCATTTTTATCATTCCTTTCATGATCTTCGCCGGCGATCAGATTTTCACCGAGAAACGCCTTGGCCGGGTCGATGCCTTCTTTAATCCGTTTTCCGATGAACTCGGCTATGGATTTCAGATTGTGAACGGCTATCTGGCCATAGGATCCGGCGGTTTATCGGGACTCGGCCTTGGTCAGTCGATACAGAAGCTCGGATATCTGCCGGAACCCCATACCGATTTCATCATGGCGGTCATTGCGGAAGAACTAGGCGTGCTTGGTGTAGCTTTTGTTATCGGCGGTCTGGCGTTTATCGTGCTGAAAGCTTTATCCATCGCGATGACAACGAAAGATCCGCTTGCCCGGATGCTGGCTGCCGGGGTCGGCAGTATGATCGGAATCCAGAGCTTTGTTAACCTGGGCGGTCTGACGGGAATCATTCCACTGACCGGTGTGCCGCTGCCATTCATCAGCTATGGCGGAACGTCCATCGTTTTGTTATCGTTAGCTATGGGGATTCTTCTGAATGTTTCAACGGTTCACAAGTATGAAAAATTAAACGAGTAA
- a CDS encoding COX15/CtaA family protein, whose amino-acid sequence MRGKQSTYLKWLAVAATVGMLLILLGGALVTKTESGMGCGRSWPGCNGELIPTEITAEVLIEFSHRLVTGSVGILIVVLAVWAWLAYGHIRETKFLAFMAVFFLILQALIGAAQVLWGQGDFILALHFGISLLSFAAVLLLTLLIFEVDRKFNADRLRIGNKLKVHTIGVTLYSYIVIYTGALVRHTESSLVCADWPLCRNDQFALPYNRFEWVQMGHRLAAALIVVWLGYIAWHTYKQYRDQKVLQRGWLIAFTLVLLQATTGMLVVLTQLNLVISLLHSLFISLLFGLLCYMIMLISRSKHSL is encoded by the coding sequence ATGCGCGGAAAACAATCGACATATTTAAAATGGCTGGCCGTTGCGGCAACGGTCGGCATGCTTCTGATCCTGCTTGGCGGGGCGCTTGTCACAAAAACAGAAAGCGGAATGGGATGCGGCCGCAGTTGGCCCGGCTGCAATGGTGAACTGATTCCGACAGAAATTACTGCTGAAGTGCTTATTGAATTTTCACACCGGCTCGTAACTGGATCGGTCGGCATTTTAATTGTTGTTCTGGCTGTTTGGGCATGGCTGGCATACGGTCATATTCGGGAGACAAAATTCCTTGCTTTCATGGCTGTGTTCTTTCTCATTCTCCAAGCTCTCATTGGAGCAGCCCAAGTGCTGTGGGGACAGGGAGATTTCATTCTTGCCCTGCATTTCGGCATTTCCCTGCTTTCCTTTGCGGCAGTTCTTCTGCTGACACTTCTGATTTTCGAAGTGGACAGGAAGTTCAATGCTGACCGGCTCCGAATTGGAAACAAGTTAAAAGTGCATACCATCGGCGTAACCCTTTATTCGTACATCGTCATCTATACCGGGGCTCTCGTCCGTCATACGGAATCAAGTCTTGTATGTGCCGATTGGCCTCTGTGCAGAAACGATCAATTCGCTCTTCCGTATAACCGGTTTGAGTGGGTACAGATGGGACACCGCCTGGCGGCTGCGCTTATTGTTGTGTGGCTTGGCTATATCGCCTGGCATACCTATAAGCAGTACCGGGACCAGAAAGTGCTGCAGCGCGGCTGGCTGATTGCTTTTACGCTTGTCCTGCTGCAGGCGACGACCGGCATGCTCGTGGTCCTGACCCAGCTGAACCTGGTCATTTCACTTCTGCACTCCCTGTTCATCTCGCTGCTGTTCGGGCTTCTGTGCTATATGATTATGCTGATTTCAAGAAGCAAGCATTCTTTATGA
- a CDS encoding YlaN family protein yields MEHTKEQSYQLKATELLRADAAKIEQLIKVQMDHLTMPQCPLYEEVLDTQMFGLSREIDFAVKLGLIDREEGKLLIDTLEKKLSLLHEAYTNK; encoded by the coding sequence ATGGAACATACAAAGGAACAATCATATCAGCTGAAAGCTACAGAACTCCTCAGAGCAGATGCCGCGAAAATTGAGCAACTGATCAAGGTCCAGATGGATCATCTGACAATGCCTCAATGCCCGCTCTATGAAGAGGTTCTGGATACCCAGATGTTTGGCTTATCGCGTGAAATTGATTTTGCTGTTAAACTCGGCCTGATTGACCGGGAAGAAGGCAAACTATTGATCGATACACTTGAGAAGAAGCTGTCACTCCTTCATGAGGCGTATACGAATAAATGA